The segment CATACCCAGTGGAGGTGGCAAAGTGACCAGACAGCAAACGCCAAAAGGATCCACTGAGAAAACTCCAGAATTTATACCTGAACAGAGCAAGTCGTCTAACTGTTGGATAAGAGCTTGTAGTGCAAAGCTGTGCGAAACACTTAAGAAGCGCAGGGTAGAAAAGGGCCCCAGACACAGGCACAAAGAATCAGAAcacaaaattcagataaaaagaAGCGAGTATCGGGAAAGAAAGCCCAGAGGTCATATGTATTGTTTTGTAGTGAAGCAAAGTAGGTTTTactgaacaaaatttatttagaaaagcatgagggaagagaaaaagaggatacACATGGGCTTCTCGAGAGTATTTatatggagatgttgctggtgtccgctcgagcacatcgatgagcaacaggatgacagtcatagcgacagtgatagtgattctcCAAATAACAGAGTTATTTGTTCAAGGGAGATCACAGGCTTAAAGCAGCAagttcataaattaattttttaattttattttctgtatgaaTGTTCTACACAAATACTGCAGAGAAAACCCTGTGCCCAACTTAACAAATATCCTAAGGACAATAAACTGTTATTTActcaattatataaaaatgctgaagttgaattaaaaaacaaacttgcTGTCCCCTTGCATAGAAACAACCTACTTTGACCCCTGGAACTATAAATGAGTCCTGAGAACtatcaggactgatccttgaacagtcgggtgtgacccaactgccccctcaaaaacaaaaaccaaaaaaaaagaggaaggaaaagaaaggtcaGTGGGGTTTTGAAAGGGAAAACATAGTAGAATCTTAAATATTTAGAGTCAACTTCTGACTTCTCATGTAGAAACCAGCAAACAGTTGCTCCTTGTAGAATGATTCGTTCATCACTGCAGGGTGGGGAGCAAGGGAGTGGGGACATGCAGGAGCAGAAATTGTAGTTTTCTAAAGTCTGAATTACAAACCAGGAACAATAAAGAGAAAGACTTAAACAGGGTGTGTTATGGCGCTGTCCAGCTCCACAAGTAAATGACTTACCCATTCTGCCTTCCTCTTTGatatctgagagagagagagagagactttgatAGAAGATGATTCTAAAATATAATTACTTGGTCTTTTAGTTCTCTCTTTATTATCATCAGAAACTAgggggtgattttttttccctttcgaTTGCAAActcattagagaaaaaaaagaagctcatAATGAACAATTTAATTAGATTGGTTTGGGGCCTGCTTCAGAAGCTTAAGAAGGTATTAATATTCTAATCAAAAGTCTTGGGGAAATatctaagaatttaaaaaaaaagaaaggaaggaaggaaggaaatcttcTCTCTTAGGCTTGTTTTTAAGAATAAGGAAGCTTTCAAGGAAGAGAAAGCAATGTCCACATAAAAAACGTTCCCGAGAGGCCAGACAGCCACAGCTGCCAATAGGTCCCACCTGACTCAGGGCAAATTTAATCAGCTGCTGAAGATCATTTTTTACTCATACATCGAAAGCCAATGGCCTGGTATATTTAGCCTTTTAACGACCAGAGAAAGAGCTCGCCCTTCAtgaactttttttcccctcaaccTCCTTTGTGTTTGAACAACGGCTAGAGAAAGTTGCCTGACTCTCACAATAGCAAAGGTCCCAATAAAACCTATTTCCTGAACACTTCTGATTTGAAAGATCCACCCGGTGCTGTTCTCCTTGCCTCCCTGAATGCCTGCAACACTTTGGCACAGTGAGAAATTTTTCTCTGTGCCACATCTCGGGATGCTGGGGTTCATGGTCTGAGAACTGGAGTGGCTTGCCCACTGCCACACAGCTGTGCAGGCGGCATGTAAGGTTTCACCACAATAGCATGCCCCCTCATCCTATCTCCTTTCCCCCAAGAAAACCGTGCTGTGGGATTCAAGTAAGCACGAAGCTTGGTCCCAATTGTGGCCAGAAGCAAAAAGAGGTGGACCCTCAGCCTAGCCACTGTGTTCTGTCAGCATTCTACAGTCCAGAACCAAAGGGGGAGGAAGGAACATCCCTTTGGGAACTCTCCATGTGCGTTTCCTAGGAGTCGCCATCTATCTGTCTCCTCTAGCTCTGCCCCAGACAACGTCCTTTAACACCAGCCCTACAGAGGACCTCCAAGTTTTCCCTTTCCTAAGAACTCTGCTTCTCTCCGGGAGATGTAGACTGCCAGAAAACCTTCCAGTTTTGCAGAGGCAACAGAGCCAGAGGACGCTGTTTCTCATGGGTGGGGCAGCTCGCGTCTCCCTCCCTGAAAACCCCACACACAGAAGGTCGAGTGATGTTCAGACATGTGCAAGAGCAGTTCCTCATAGATGGTGCGTGTTGGGTTCTGCATTACtataaagggggaaaaatcaaGTGAAGATACAATTTCTTCTCTGCGTTGGCCAGCCAGCTGGTTGAACACCTTTAATTCTAGTCAGTCTGTTTCAGGTACAGCCCCCCAAGTCTAGAagatctccccccccccaccaacagcCCTCCCCCAATCACGCTGGGGAGTAATATGCACAGGTTAGATTACGTGTTCTGGGACTGGTATAACATTCAGTGCGCTAGAGATATTTCTATCCAATGCGCTGGAGAAGTTTTCGCTAGACTGAAACACCTCAGAGAAGATGCATTTTGATTGCCTCTGTATTTTCATACGGCACAGAGGGGGGGTGTCAGGGACTGTGTGATGGATGGATAAGTGCCTGCCTGTGGGATGCCctatttgagtttttgttttgttctagcTCTTACCATTTCTATCACCTgaaaccctttccctcctttctccacCCCAAAGTATGCGAACATTGGTTTCCCTACTGGAGAGGAAATCTCTATCATGACTTACCATAATCACTTATGGCAAACTTTTCTGCTAGTAGTATAATAATGATATGTACAGAGCTTCCCAAGAGACCTACTCCATCAAGTAATAAATAACTCCCTAAAATTTCCAGGGATGCCCCCTCTAGATATTCAGAGCAACTTTGCATAGGCTAAATTATTCATCCATGGGGATGGATGGAAACTCAAGGAGAAGCTGGCTTCAGCTGACAATGCAGTTGAAGTACAAGGGTGTTTAGAAGTTGGCATTTCCCAAAGGAAACTTTCTCTCTTCAAGACTCACTTGTGAACGGATGGTCCAACAAGTCAATGAAATTCTAAATTCTGCAGCTTCCCAACACAGGAGTAATAGAGCCAGAATGAGCTGTGTGGATAGAGATGGAAAGAGggaatagagagatagtacaggagttaaggtgcatcatgaggctgaccctggctgCACCCCGGGACCACATGGCCCTTCTCATCTTTGCAGCATCACTGAAATCATGGGGCTCCTCGAGGATCTCTGAGGTGACCTGGGCAATTCCCGTCTCAGCAGGGCTCAAGCAAGACTTCATCCTTGAGCCCTTCCATTGGACcactggcccagttggccaagaatttccAGAAGGAGTTCCTGGGCCTAGTCACCACTTAGAAACCACCCCCCCTGTGCCCACAGATAGTTTTCTTATTCCAGGAACCCAAAGATCTTCATGCATCTGAGTTTTTTCCATTGTTAGTATGCCCTTGTGTCTAAGGTGAAGCAAATATTTACTTTTGCTCTAGTTTTCAGCTCTGGAGCTCACCCGGATCCTTTCTAATCTTTGAGAGTCTTTAACCTTGACATTTCCAGTTTTTCCTAGGGAACATCCAACTGATTCCAGCAAGATGTAAGAACAAATAAGACATCAGTCTACATTAAGACATGAATGATTGCAAGCCCTTAAACCTTTGATGAAGCATTTCATTTCTAATAGAGAATGTTTGTTTACCTAAATGAATTTATGCTTCTAAATTGGCACAATTTCAGTCACTATAATCAAGTAAGCAGAAAAATTATCAAAGTTCAGAGAAATCCTCAGAGTGAGGAAGAAATAGGTCAGGCCTTCTTGGAAACCTACCTCCTCTTTTTGTCTTCCATTTTACAAACCATGTTATTGAGTTCCAAGGGTTATtaccctgtgtgtgtatgtgtgtgtgtcaatttgcttgtttgtgtttgttttgggtttttgttttgttgtccaAAGTGAAGCTTGGGTTGACAATGAATATTTTCTATCTGACTTGGGAGACAGCAACATGTAAATATACACCATAATCCCACAATAATTAGACTATTACTCAGTGATTTTTCAGCTCTACGCTGCCCAGTCTATTATATTCTCTCTCCATTATCCATGGGACATCAATCATCTGCCTTCTGGAATAATCAGACGTCCACTAGTAAACTAGATTGTTTCCAAATAGGTCTTGCCTTCCAGCAGTTGATAAACCATTGAGAAGGGAGACAAAACCAGCAGTGGAGGATCATGGGAATTTTGGTCAGAGAGGGGAGTGCAAGAACTGTACACCAAATACCATAAACTGTAACTATCTTACCTTAActagatacatatttttttaattttaagagaaacattccagagagatagcacatgggttatggcacttgccttgcatgtggccaacgctgGTTTGAactcctggtgccacatatgctcccctgagcacaaagccaggattaagccttggCCACACAGGTGTGACCACctaccaagaaaacaaaaaggaaattaaaaaaaggaagaagaagaaagatcaACAGATCATGATAAAATAGTGTCAAATGATCTATCTAGGGACCAAAGTGCCTCAAAAAATGGTGGCACCAATTATCCAGAAAAGTTAGAAAAGGGCCACAGAGGTCATGAATTTTAAGGTAGAGACCACCTATGTGTGGATGCTGCTGTCCCAAGACCCAAAAGAGAAGAAGCAATTTAGAGCATACAAGGATGTGCACAGAGAGAGCGCACAGTGGGGCCATACAAGCCAAAACCTTGGGAGGAAGAATAGCCGcctatgtggggggggggggcaggaggggggtacGGCAGCCACAGCTGGTCCATTTCTTCCTCTCAGCATCTGGTTAGAGGACCCCAGCCTGTCCCAGCAGTATCTTGCACCAAATTGGGCACTCCCATGGAGGCAAAAGCATAGATCTCCTGGGAAGAGCAGACAGTGCTCTCTATTCATCTTCCTTAGGAGAACTTGTGAAAGGGGGGCATACAATCATGCTCCTCTAGAGAACCCCCTCATGGCAACTGGATCTTGGTGCCACACCTCTGCCCAACCAGGCTTCCCTGGCCTGAGAGTGCCTTGACCTGGGAGCCTGATTGAGTCACATCTGGGatattattcatttaaaacatCTCCAAGCTTTGTATAGGATTCAGGTTAGGGGCAGAATGAGTTGATTTTTCTTAATCAAATAAATGAAGAGCTTGATGGTGAGTTATGCAACATACCCAAAGTCGATATTGGCAAACATCTTTGTGGGGCTCCATCCCGAACATGATGCTTCCTAAAGTCCTACAGAATTTCTGCTCCTCTGTGTCTGCACAAAGGCATCTTTCCTTGTTAAGCGTGGCCTACCCCCTTTTTACAGAAGCAGTTCATTGACTCTGGGGGTTGACTCTGGACGTGTTTGGCAGGCCCAGAAGTGAAGAGGGTCAGCTCTTGGTCTAGACAGAGTTAGGAGTTGAAGTGGTGATTTCCTGTGGTGGCTGGAAAAACCATAGTAAAGGTGCTAGTCTCCAGAGTCATAAGTACTTCTTCCCCTTACCCATCCGAAATCATGCCCACAGTGGCCAATCGTCAGATATTTATAGGTGCTATTCTGAACACTTATAGATGAATGCCCAGAAATGTTATCCCTAAGTGAATATTGAAAAATGAAAGCCAAAAGttcaaagaacaaaatataaaggCATCACACTTCTGGGTTAAAGACAAATATATCAGCTTTGTTTTATTCCAAGAAAACCTCCTCTTCCCTAATAACCAATTCAGTCATGTTTCTAAGATTTGGAGTACggtttttaaatacatttcctAGAGGGAATTGGGATTTACCCCTAGGAAAAAATTCCAAGGAGCTAGGACCTATTTCTGTTGGTCTGCgggatattttataaatttaaatatacaatCTTAGATAGAATCAGTTCAGTTTTTCTTTAGAAGTTATGGTCTAACATCCTCCTCAGAGAAGAGCTTGAATTACCGTATTTATAATTGAGAAAAAGAATACATTGTTTGTATCTTGTAAACCACACGTTTACCTCTCATTTTTATGTTCTCAAGGTGCATTTGGTGATCGTGTCTGAGGATAATTCGCCCAGGAAATCAAAATGATGCTCAACGCCTCCACCGAAGATGGCATTAAAAGAATCCAGGATGACTGTCCCAAAGCCGGGAGGCACAATTACATATTTGTCATGATCCCCACCCTGTATAGCATCATCTTCGTGGTGGGGATATTCGGAAACAGCTTGGTGGTCATCGTCATCTACTTTTACATGAAACTGAAAACCGTGGCGAGTGTTTTCCTCTTGAATTTGGCACTGGCCGACTTGTGCTTCCTCCTGACCTTGCCCCTCTGGGCCGTCTACACGGCGATGGAATACCGCTGGCCTTTCGGCAATTCCCTGTGTAAGATCGCCTCGGCCAGCGTCAGCTTCAACCTCTACGCCAGCGTCTTCCTGCTCACCTGTCTGAGCATCGATCGCTACCTCGCCATCGTCCACCCCATGAAGTCCCGCCTCCGGCGCACCATGATGGTGGCCAAGGTCACCTGCATTGTCATCTGGCTGCTGGCCGGCCTGGCCAGCTTGCCCACGGTCATCCACCGGAACGTGTTCTTCATCGAGAATACCAACATCACCGTGTGCGCCTTCCACTACGAGTCCCAGAATTCCACCCTCCCCATAGGGCTGGGGCTCACCAAGAATATCCTGGGCTTCCTCTTCCCGTTCCTGATCATCCTCACCAGCTACACGCTCATCTGGAAGGCCCTGAAGAAGGCCTACGAGATACAGAAGAACAAGCCGAGGAACGACGATATTTTCAAGATCATCATGGCGATCgtgctcttcttcttcttctcctgggTGCCCCACCAGATATTCACCTTTCTGGACGTCCTGATCCAGCTGGGCATCATCCACGACTGCCGGATCGCTGACATCGTGGACACGGCCATGCCCATCACCATCTGCATCGCTTATTTCAACAATTGCCTGAATCCGCTTTTCTACGGCTTTCTGGGGAAGAAGTTTAAGAAATACTTCCTCCAGCTTCTGAAGTACATCCCCCCGAAGGCCAAGTCCCACTCAAACCTGTCGACAAAAATGAGCACGCTCTCCTACCGCCCATCCGATCCTGGAAGCTCCTCTTCCAAGAAGCCAGCCCCCAGGGTTGAGGTGGAGTGAGGCCAGGGGTGCGGTGGGAGGAGCACCAGAAAAGGCCCTCCGCTCCCAAATGAGCCCAgcagctctctctccctttccagaAGATCCTGGACTAGGTGGACTGAACCGATGTTTCCAAAGCTCTGAACAAATGCTccgtttttttcttcttaaaatcaaACAGAGCCACCATGCCACATTCTGTGCGATGCGGGTGACAGCCACTCCCAGGACTTGTGGGGATGTGAGCGAGTGTGTGGATTTGGACATCTGCACTGGCGGGCAGAAACGCAGCCTCCCCCCTCACTCCTGCTCCGTCACCCTTGGTCCTGCATGAAGGTGCTTCAAATGCATGAATCCTTCCCAGCTGCCTCTCTTACACTCTTCCTCGTCGTCATCCCCGCCTGATCTTGTTCCCTGGAGCCCCCACATCTTAACTTGTGCTGTGCCCCCACTGTGTACTCGATTTCTCTCCCCATGGCCCCTTGGGAATATTCTGGGAGTCTTTGAATCTTCATCTGACCCCCAGTTGAGAAACGTTCCTTTAGAATTAATTATAGGAGACCAGAACTGAAGATGTCCCCATCCCAAAGGCACTAGAGGTTTTGTGCCCAGTTTTCGTGCTCGTAGTAAGGTGACCCTCTCATTCCTGCTATTATTAGTCACTTGGTCCCAAGGCTGCCTAAAGACTAGTTATCACATTCCAGGAACTTTTGTGAAACTCCACCTGTGTCTTATATATATAGGTTCACTCCCCCTTTATTGCAAATGCTTGATTTGTGTGATGAGGCTATGACAGTGATGTATAAAAGCTCATCTGAAGATAAAGCTGTCCTCTGGTCCCAGGTAGTCGTATATTTCCTGTGAaattagttatattttatatctgaagAGTATCTATATTTTGTGTGTAAAAAATTATATAGCATcaagtttgttttattgttttcaaaagtatgtattttacctatgtatgtatgtgtatatctttatCTTTAAACTATTGTTACTTGATTAAAAGCTGGCAAGGttctatttacattaaaataaaataattttattgtgatGTTATGGTTTCTGTTACTTTAGaggttattttttaatagaaagtaCCAGTGAAAATGggcagtgatatttttatttaaattctatttaattttaacttttgaatCAAGATGTCAGTTTACAATAGTTGTGAAGTCATTGTTTAATAGTTGC is part of the Sorex araneus isolate mSorAra2 chromosome 2, mSorAra2.pri, whole genome shotgun sequence genome and harbors:
- the AGTR1 gene encoding type-1 angiotensin II receptor, yielding MMLNASTEDGIKRIQDDCPKAGRHNYIFVMIPTLYSIIFVVGIFGNSLVVIVIYFYMKLKTVASVFLLNLALADLCFLLTLPLWAVYTAMEYRWPFGNSLCKIASASVSFNLYASVFLLTCLSIDRYLAIVHPMKSRLRRTMMVAKVTCIVIWLLAGLASLPTVIHRNVFFIENTNITVCAFHYESQNSTLPIGLGLTKNILGFLFPFLIILTSYTLIWKALKKAYEIQKNKPRNDDIFKIIMAIVLFFFFSWVPHQIFTFLDVLIQLGIIHDCRIADIVDTAMPITICIAYFNNCLNPLFYGFLGKKFKKYFLQLLKYIPPKAKSHSNLSTKMSTLSYRPSDPGSSSSKKPAPRVEVE